From the genome of Leptotrichia hongkongensis, one region includes:
- a CDS encoding transcriptional regulator, producing the protein MGNKNVINQTNRTILFEEINPEKMDILTLINDARDMDSLDDENVIEINRHLLVGSFEEFLEKFDPKVYSYFDAESQSIKYILKKPEGVPEDLVTEIKINNGNTFFKMLSTLIEARKSQGNRNVDFKFENILELISPKKVIEDIKQTRKEIAYIYQKYEELDDENPKKLELGDKLNSKFEEASENYSNVLGMLPLAIEDIKTRLLIGSDTNNFKSEKIKLGMLQVGEKGELEVIEYKQENQTALAMIEEKNTTALVEAFRDDYENVTDEPNKYISDLVVRTFVPLAKTFVDVDPEQEVENYNNYLAFYKSAQEDFIKIAKPLIEKILGVKMFFEQYDVRMGLMKPTLLITNVKPEMIVKAGNKDKLRAFLNTTNEKNDFDNTVWFGIYPNVDLEMKKTEKKVRERFMGTKNEDKTEKNTIEVLTSLMTILAEYRVQVFFNFEGKPETSFDNLATMGVDKYIEKTQMLENQKYSEYLIPVIPNFTIIPKDKSGVMLDYKMKFEEETGVSLSKEQEDLLKFWIEGVYVDASYVAAGIIGATQCSNYLKERFPNVSPQYPGVRFDIEEKDNSYHAKTTMSKEISGFTNTIKDRINQFNYGFVFSSDNANVAREKIRNIVVYKARTLLKNLDGGYEPLYKTLTTTYIERTLRFTTTDFKEDKLNMFFSTNPESQKSVWLKDTKYVNGIMQKGDDLSHIIDVDNGICQLNITFAGNLKNLQVEINKN; encoded by the coding sequence ATGGGGAATAAGAATGTTATAAATCAGACTAATCGAACTATTTTATTTGAGGAAATTAATCCAGAGAAAATGGATATCTTGACGCTTATTAATGATGCGAGGGATATGGATTCACTGGATGATGAGAATGTTATTGAGATTAACAGGCATCTTTTGGTTGGAAGTTTTGAAGAGTTTTTGGAAAAATTTGATCCGAAGGTGTATAGTTATTTTGATGCGGAGAGTCAGAGTATTAAGTATATTTTGAAAAAGCCGGAGGGAGTACCTGAGGATTTGGTGACAGAAATTAAGATTAATAATGGGAATACGTTTTTTAAAATGCTTAGTACATTGATTGAGGCGAGAAAATCGCAAGGGAACAGGAATGTGGATTTTAAGTTTGAAAATATTTTGGAGCTAATTTCACCAAAAAAGGTTATTGAGGATATTAAGCAGACGAGAAAAGAGATTGCGTATATTTATCAGAAATACGAAGAACTGGATGATGAGAATCCTAAAAAACTGGAATTAGGAGATAAACTTAATTCAAAGTTTGAAGAAGCTTCAGAAAATTATAGTAATGTACTTGGAATGTTACCACTTGCGATTGAAGACATAAAAACTCGGCTTTTAATTGGAAGTGATACTAATAATTTTAAGTCAGAGAAAATAAAGCTGGGAATGCTTCAAGTAGGAGAAAAAGGAGAGCTTGAAGTAATTGAGTATAAGCAGGAAAATCAGACGGCTCTTGCCATGATTGAAGAGAAAAATACGACGGCTCTGGTTGAGGCTTTTAGGGATGACTATGAAAATGTTACCGATGAGCCGAATAAATATATTAGCGATTTGGTTGTCAGAACATTTGTGCCGCTTGCAAAGACATTTGTAGATGTTGATCCTGAGCAGGAAGTTGAAAATTATAATAATTATTTGGCGTTTTATAAGTCAGCACAGGAAGATTTTATAAAAATTGCAAAACCTCTAATTGAAAAAATATTGGGTGTGAAAATGTTTTTTGAGCAGTATGATGTGAGAATGGGACTTATGAAACCAACGCTTTTGATTACAAATGTAAAGCCTGAAATGATTGTAAAGGCTGGAAATAAGGATAAATTAAGAGCATTTTTGAACACAACTAATGAAAAGAATGACTTTGACAATACAGTATGGTTTGGAATTTATCCAAATGTTGATTTGGAAATGAAAAAAACTGAGAAAAAAGTTCGTGAAAGATTTATGGGAACAAAGAATGAAGATAAAACTGAAAAAAATACAATTGAAGTATTAACAAGCTTAATGACTATATTAGCGGAATATAGAGTCCAAGTATTTTTTAATTTTGAAGGAAAGCCTGAAACTTCGTTTGACAACCTTGCTACAATGGGTGTAGATAAATATATTGAAAAGACTCAAATGTTGGAAAATCAAAAATATTCTGAATATTTAATACCAGTAATTCCTAATTTTACGATAATTCCAAAAGATAAGTCAGGTGTTATGCTGGATTATAAAATGAAATTTGAAGAAGAAACAGGGGTTTCACTTTCAAAAGAACAGGAAGATTTGTTGAAATTCTGGATAGAAGGAGTGTATGTTGATGCGTCGTATGTTGCAGCTGGAATAATCGGAGCCACACAATGTTCAAATTATCTAAAGGAAAGGTTTCCAAACGTATCGCCACAATATCCAGGAGTACGTTTTGACATTGAGGAAAAAGACAATTCTTATCATGCAAAAACAACAATGTCTAAGGAAATATCAGGATTTACAAATACAATAAAGGATAGAATAAATCAATTTAACTATGGATTTGTATTTTCATCAGATAATGCAAATGTGGCACGTGAAAAAATACGGAATATAGTTGTATATAAGGCAAGAACTTTGCTAAAAAATCTGGATGGAGGCTATGAGCCGCTTTATAAGACACTTACAACGACGTATATTGAAAGAACGTTAAGATTTACAACGACAGACTTTAAAGAAGATAAGTTAAATATGTTTTTCAGTACAAATCCTGAAAGTCAAAAATCAGT
- a CDS encoding DUF4280 domain-containing protein, with the protein MVNRKFNGVDIGDSAVAFFEKLAKLESGGKYDLADQKYYIGKYQIGTDVLMDMGWLPKGSTWANARFIGEGATKWKLTGKQSFLNTPAAQDEVIMRSVKMRWATLKKHKDKICKNIAVPKNAVYKAPGKVTASETKVKTIIMKKRNQGYKAEDLRGKSFLLTSSGMLAASHLCGQGAMSNALENNFKGVWGIPVDGNSMPSLLYAENLAGHDLSVIIGFKDNCEVGYKVVEKNHTQTDNKNINKQAAVQQKPKNNISNNSQSKPVQMQKPVSTSNTTKIENVENTSKIGVFTFNGQKFEEVWDSEEYKRDRAENGKAPELAFVNPEESILKRLQAKFQDENLYNQNYVKYLETKTGKKVLEENKEDINIILKMYDEATKDNENIGNVIRQHGFDVLRGREENNEVLRIQDIVYYIYSYPIQNKTSIESLEYVLSQYSAKYVKFPDKKPVNKFKKQNDYVDKIQGVIQIHVKDEEVKIEKNQLPEKYDKYMQGIKDIDEIIIKVAKRQSSELQKSRCENLIRELGENVLEYEKTYSIDENGVRQFPLSRRLIDNIIIEFLKVQTGFKEENEIKYFDNHKYRDSNIVRNYLLWYIKKHKGIDLPSKSEMGLFDRLQKIGKDIRVTTVLNDWITSKSAIKVRNIRQISNLIDKVYENYRDDSDFEKDKSIIQALFKDSKELRDYAANVDSMDLYSFYKSFYDLQNIINPTGELFVNTNCMLKCTLGKDISRLIINEDRVMLGGAKQANINDTNIQPFKSCSAIGICQPALIGTWEKNTDVKVRDKPALLDISTIQCMHGGIISIDDAGQKEVGTAATKTEEVKEAERDADCQYKLLINICSDINNNFMQIQLKKEAQKYAKWKKYKTEVMDNMRSYFAKDVKNMLGIRKLSESEKKNKENFIKINKAKMQIANQEVTPEKEKYLRKKIYAVFKEAYKSIKQKSGPKFDTKGVIKNHGLSLCDYERKNFYSAKMLPVITYGYLMQAGNLTITENTKKLIESELNSDINTSNTGQIKLQNYKIQNNVRQAKAVPKQRIKSSDVSNWIGIGKMLYTSIKHAPTANDILNGIRKNGRSVAVCPFSQGVWDETHSSSNRINVNSNNVAQKNIQKKADNSSEKEVKVDTKRNNSVIQNENNKNTTIMNKIIPSIEQTQNSNNNLNKNIKEQKQIIQNVPQKKQETNVCKINNCPHKEIGERAPWIKIAEEEMKKYRGQKESGKTLYSRIQKTYFSMANFGTDKNPTKVAWCAAFITYCIKTSGYKNSSNPSVGGYDWGVAPRPGLPKRGWFEGEKTQPFVGAIGIFKFRNGYSHVAILVGKRKNGMYVFLGGNQNNEINKTAFEPSRIDYFMKPKSYIVKPEERELPIITDSQNTGTVG; encoded by the coding sequence GTGGTAAATAGAAAATTTAATGGGGTAGATATTGGGGATAGTGCGGTTGCATTTTTTGAAAAATTAGCTAAGCTGGAAAGTGGAGGAAAATATGATTTAGCAGACCAAAAATACTATATTGGAAAATATCAAATAGGAACAGATGTTTTGATGGATATGGGATGGCTTCCAAAAGGATCAACTTGGGCAAATGCCAGATTTATTGGTGAAGGTGCCACAAAATGGAAGTTAACAGGAAAACAAAGTTTTTTGAATACTCCAGCAGCACAAGATGAAGTAATTATGCGTTCTGTAAAAATGAGATGGGCAACTTTGAAAAAACATAAGGACAAAATTTGTAAAAATATAGCAGTTCCTAAAAATGCAGTTTATAAAGCGCCAGGAAAAGTAACTGCTTCTGAAACAAAAGTAAAAACAATAATAATGAAAAAAAGAAATCAAGGCTATAAAGCGGAAGATTTGAGAGGGAAAAGTTTTTTGCTTACATCATCTGGAATGCTTGCTGCCTCACATTTATGTGGACAAGGTGCAATGTCTAATGCTTTGGAAAATAATTTTAAAGGAGTATGGGGAATACCAGTAGATGGAAATTCCATGCCTTCACTGCTTTATGCTGAAAATTTAGCAGGACATGACTTATCAGTAATTATTGGATTCAAGGATAATTGTGAAGTTGGATATAAAGTTGTGGAGAAAAATCATACTCAGACTGATAATAAAAATATAAATAAACAGGCTGCAGTTCAGCAGAAACCTAAAAATAATATTTCAAATAATTCTCAATCAAAACCAGTACAAATGCAAAAACCTGTTTCAACCTCAAATACTACAAAAATAGAAAATGTTGAAAATACCAGCAAAATCGGAGTATTCACATTTAATGGGCAGAAATTTGAGGAAGTCTGGGATAGCGAAGAGTATAAAAGAGACAGAGCTGAAAACGGGAAAGCTCCTGAATTAGCTTTTGTAAATCCTGAAGAGTCTATTTTAAAGAGGCTGCAAGCTAAATTTCAAGATGAAAATCTTTATAATCAGAATTATGTAAAATATTTGGAAACTAAGACTGGGAAAAAGGTGCTGGAAGAAAATAAGGAAGATATAAATATTATTTTGAAAATGTATGATGAGGCAACAAAAGACAATGAAAACATTGGGAATGTAATAAGACAGCATGGGTTTGATGTCTTGAGGGGAAGAGAAGAGAATAATGAAGTTTTGCGGATACAGGATATAGTTTATTATATTTATTCGTACCCTATTCAAAATAAAACTAGCATAGAGTCGCTGGAATACGTGCTTAGTCAATATTCAGCAAAATATGTTAAATTTCCTGATAAAAAGCCTGTAAATAAATTTAAGAAACAAAATGACTATGTTGATAAAATACAAGGTGTGATTCAGATACATGTGAAAGATGAGGAAGTTAAGATTGAAAAAAATCAATTACCTGAAAAATATGACAAATACATGCAAGGAATAAAGGATATTGATGAAATTATTATAAAAGTTGCAAAAAGACAGTCTTCAGAATTGCAAAAATCAAGATGTGAAAATTTGATAAGAGAACTTGGAGAAAATGTATTAGAATATGAAAAAACTTATTCTATAGATGAAAATGGAGTCAGACAGTTTCCTTTATCAAGAAGGCTGATTGACAATATAATAATTGAATTTTTGAAGGTTCAGACTGGATTTAAGGAAGAAAATGAAATTAAGTATTTTGATAATCATAAATATAGAGATAGTAATATAGTGAGAAATTATTTATTATGGTATATAAAAAAACACAAAGGAATAGATTTACCTTCAAAAAGTGAAATGGGACTATTTGACAGGCTTCAAAAAATTGGAAAAGATATAAGGGTAACTACTGTTCTTAATGACTGGATAACTTCAAAATCAGCAATAAAAGTACGGAATATCAGACAAATAAGTAATTTGATAGATAAAGTTTATGAAAATTATAGGGATGATTCAGATTTTGAGAAAGATAAAAGTATTATTCAGGCTTTATTTAAGGACAGTAAGGAATTAAGAGATTATGCAGCAAATGTTGATTCTATGGACTTGTATTCGTTTTATAAATCATTTTATGATTTGCAGAATATTATAAATCCTACTGGAGAGTTGTTTGTAAATACTAACTGCATGTTAAAGTGTACGCTTGGAAAGGATATAAGCAGGCTAATAATAAATGAAGATAGAGTAATGCTTGGAGGAGCAAAGCAGGCAAATATAAATGACACAAATATTCAGCCTTTTAAATCATGTAGTGCTATCGGGATTTGTCAGCCAGCATTAATAGGGACATGGGAGAAAAATACAGATGTAAAAGTAAGAGACAAGCCAGCATTGCTGGATATTTCGACTATACAATGTATGCACGGTGGAATAATAAGTATTGATGATGCTGGACAAAAAGAAGTAGGAACGGCAGCTACTAAAACAGAAGAAGTTAAGGAAGCTGAGAGAGATGCAGATTGTCAATATAAGCTGTTAATAAATATTTGTAGCGATATAAATAATAATTTTATGCAGATACAGCTGAAAAAAGAGGCACAAAAATATGCTAAATGGAAAAAATATAAAACTGAGGTAATGGACAATATGCGTTCTTACTTTGCGAAAGATGTAAAAAATATGCTTGGAATAAGAAAATTAAGTGAGTCTGAAAAGAAAAATAAAGAAAATTTTATAAAGATAAACAAAGCAAAAATGCAAATTGCAAATCAGGAAGTTACCCCAGAAAAAGAAAAATATCTAAGAAAAAAAATCTATGCCGTATTCAAAGAAGCCTATAAAAGTATAAAACAAAAATCAGGGCCTAAATTTGATACAAAAGGAGTAATAAAAAATCATGGATTAAGCCTATGTGATTATGAGAGGAAAAATTTCTATTCTGCAAAAATGCTTCCAGTAATAACTTATGGTTATTTAATGCAAGCTGGAAATCTAACTATAACAGAAAATACAAAAAAATTGATTGAATCAGAATTAAATAGTGATATAAACACTTCAAATACAGGACAAATAAAATTACAAAACTACAAAATACAAAATAATGTAAGACAGGCAAAAGCAGTTCCAAAACAAAGAATAAAATCATCAGATGTATCAAACTGGATTGGAATAGGGAAAATGCTTTATACATCTATAAAACACGCTCCAACTGCAAATGATATTTTAAATGGAATAAGAAAAAATGGGAGAAGTGTAGCAGTGTGTCCGTTTAGTCAAGGAGTGTGGGATGAGACTCATAGTTCATCGAATAGGATAAATGTAAATTCTAATAATGTTGCACAAAAAAATATACAAAAAAAAGCTGATAATAGTTCTGAAAAGGAGGTTAAGGTAGATACAAAGAGAAATAATTCGGTAATTCAAAATGAAAATAATAAAAATACAACAATAATGAATAAAATAATTCCTTCAATAGAACAAACTCAAAATTCAAATAACAATTTAAATAAAAATATAAAAGAACAAAAACAAATTATTCAAAATGTTCCGCAAAAAAAACAAGAAACTAATGTATGTAAAATAAATAATTGTCCGCATAAAGAAATTGGAGAAAGAGCACCATGGATAAAAATTGCGGAAGAAGAAATGAAAAAATATAGAGGACAAAAAGAATCAGGTAAAACTTTATACAGCAGAATACAGAAAACATATTTTTCTATGGCAAATTTTGGGACAGATAAAAATCCTACTAAAGTTGCATGGTGTGCAGCATTTATAACATACTGCATAAAAACATCGGGATATAAAAACTCATCAAATCCTTCTGTTGGAGGTTATGACTGGGGAGTTGCACCAAGACCAGGATTGCCAAAAAGAGGTTGGTTTGAAGGAGAAAAAACACAACCTTTTGTAGGAGCTATAGGAATTTTTAAATTTCGAAATGGATATAGCCATGTAGCTATATTAGTTGGAAAAAGAAAAAATGGAATGTATGTATTTTTAGGTGGAAATCAAAACAATGAAATTAATAAAACTGCTTTTGAACCAAGTAGAATTGATTATTTTATGAAGCCTAAAAGTTATATAGTAAAACCAGAAGAACGAGAATTGCCAATAATTACAGATTCACAAAATACAGGTACCGTAGGATAA